The region CTGAAAGAAAAACGAAGGAATAGCGGAAGATTACCCCAAACCACACCCCGCCCGATAGCGGAATCCTCGCAACCCAAAAAATTCCATATATCAGCCGCCCAGCACGGCCCAAAAAGAGAAAGACGAACCAGAGCTCTCGCCCCAATCCGCCTTAATCCTTCTTTCCCTTTTATCCTCGTTACGCCGTTCGCCCGAACCCTAGAAGATCTTCAAGTGAATCGTCAGATACTTCTTCGGGTCCTGCCGAATCGTCGTCACCAGCAGCGTGCTCTCCGTCAGCAGCTTGTTCAGGTTCGTATAAGCCTGGTCGTCGTTGGCGAGCTTGCCCAGCGTCCCCTTGCCCTGGTTCACGCCAGCCACAATCGCATTCGTATTGCTCAAAGTATCCCGCAGTTGCTGCGCAAACGCCGGATCGTTGATCAACATTCCCGCCGCGCCCTTGCCGTTCTGCACATCGCCCAGCAGCGCATTGGTCTTGGTCAGCGTGGCGTTCAGGTTGTTGTAGAGCGTCTCGTCATACAGCAGCTTGCCCGCAGTCCCATGCCCGCCCTGCAGCGACGTCGCAATCTGGTCCAGCTTGCCCGCCGCATCGTTCAGCCGGTTGTACATCGTATCGTCCGTCACCAGCTTGCCGATCGAGCCCTTACCGTTATTCAGGTTCACTTCCAGCGTATGCAGCTCTTCGACCGTCGCATTCGCCTTGTTATAAAGGTCCGGGTTATTGATCAACTGCCCCACGGAGCCCTTGCCCGACTGAAGATTGTCCACAATCGTATTCATCTTCGCCAGAATCACGTTCAACTGTTCGATCGTCCCCTGGCTCGCCTTCACCACATCCGTAATGCTCGGCGTCTCCAGCGTATGCAGCTCATCGCCATCCTTCAGCGGAGCGCCATGCGCCACCTGGCTGTTGATGTCCACCACCGTATCGCCCAGCACGCCCACCGTCGTCAGTGCCGCAGTCGAGTCTTCCTTCAACTCAGACTGATACTTGCTGTCCAGCTTCATCACCACCCGCACCGGCGTCAGCTTGCGCGCCGGATCGGCCGTCACGGAAACACTCTTCACCGCGCCGATCGTCACCCCTTGAAGATTGACCGCAGCGCCTTCCTTGATGCCGGCCGCGTTCTCAAAATAGACGCTCACCGTAAGCTTCTTCGAAAGTACACCCAACCCCGAAGAGCTCGTCATCAGGAACAGCAGCGTCACCAGGATCACAGCCGCGACCAGCACGATCACCCCAATCTTCAGTTGCGACCATCGAACCTCCTGCTGACTCGGCATAGCTCTCCTTGAAATCCGTCCCCTGCCACTAACTAATCCCGAGAATACAACAGCATGCAGCCGCACCTCGGACGCAGCGCAGGCCCACGAAATAGATTCCCGTGCCTAAGATGGATGCCAAAACGCGCCCCCAAGTTTCAAACACTCGCACTCTGCCCCACCACTACCCCATCACTGCCTCCTCACTGCTCCATCACTGCAGGTCTCACTGCTCCATAATCACCACCGCCATCGCCAGCTCCCGAGAGTGCGT is a window of Granulicella tundricola MP5ACTX9 DNA encoding:
- a CDS encoding MlaD family protein, with the protein product MPSQQEVRWSQLKIGVIVLVAAVILVTLLFLMTSSSGLGVLSKKLTVSVYFENAAGIKEGAAVNLQGVTIGAVKSVSVTADPARKLTPVRVVMKLDSKYQSELKEDSTAALTTVGVLGDTVVDINSQVAHGAPLKDGDELHTLETPSITDVVKASQGTIEQLNVILAKMNTIVDNLQSGKGSVGQLINNPDLYNKANATVEELHTLEVNLNNGKGSIGKLVTDDTMYNRLNDAAGKLDQIATSLQGGHGTAGKLLYDETLYNNLNATLTKTNALLGDVQNGKGAAGMLINDPAFAQQLRDTLSNTNAIVAGVNQGKGTLGKLANDDQAYTNLNKLLTESTLLVTTIRQDPKKYLTIHLKIF